DNA sequence from the Methanolobus sp. ZRKC5 genome:
TATGATATCGCTCCTGGATATCATCCCCATGACCTCGTCATTGTGGGATATCACAGGTATGCCCGTATAATCCCATTCCAGCATATTGCCCCATATCTTGGAAATACTGTCATCAGGATATGCGGTCTTTACCTTTTTGTTCATAATTTCCCCTACCTCTTTTGGTGGGAGTTTTGTGAGACGGACCTGATTCAGGAGGTTCGTATCGCTCACTATGCCTGCAATTGTTTTGTCCGTTGATGATCTTAGTACCGGAGCACGGTGTTGCTGTGCATCAACAAGCGCTTTTGCCACGTCCCGTAGTTCCATATCAGGAAGTATCAATGGGAACTCACGTGCATAACCACCAACTGTTACTTCAGATTTGTTTGAGTGCAGACGCAGAATGTCCTGATCATCCAGCATCCCTACTACAGT
Encoded proteins:
- a CDS encoding CBS domain-containing protein, which codes for MIVGDIMTTNLVCIKENDLMTHARKLLRENFLHGLPVLDDKSTVVGMLDDQDILRLHSNKSEVTVGGYAREFPLILPDMELRDVAKALVDAQQHRAPVLRSSTDKTIAGIVSDTNLLNQVRLTKLPPKEVGEIMNKKVKTAYPDDSISKIWGNMLEWDYTGIPVISHNDEVMGMISRSDIIKAGFARTGNRSNDFHDSGSGDAPKVEKLMSTPLYSISSSTTVSKAIETLLHYDVGRICVTEDKKLIGIVDRFSLLKECLVSRVFP